The following are encoded in a window of Allosphingosinicella indica genomic DNA:
- the acs gene encoding acetate--CoA ligase, which yields MSETIPPPPSATTGAHMDAEGYAAAYARSLDDPDGFWREEARRLDWVTPPATIANWSFDPVDIRWFEDGVLNLCHNCVDRHLPARADQTAILWEGDEPGVVRRISYAELHVAVVAMALKLKTLGVVKGDRVTLYLPMIPEAAIAMLACARIGVVHSVVFGGFSPEALHGRIEDCGSRVVITADGGMRGGRLVPLKANVDAALERGCGVTSVIVVRHLGNDVPMAEGRDHWADEMAVSGDCPCEPMGAEDPLFILYTSGSTGKPKGVLHTTGGYGVWTASTFHHVFDYREGEIFWCTADVGWVTGHSYVVYGPLANGATSLMFEGVPNHPNVERFWEMVERHEVNIFYTAPTAIRALMREGDDPVTKHDRSSLRLLGSVGEPINPEAWKWYWRTVGDERCAVIDTWWQTETGGVMITTLPGAHGMKPGSAGRPFFGVEPLLVDGDGKLLEGATSGNLCIARSWPGQMRTVYGDHERFVQTYFSTYKGLYFTGDGCRRDEDDYYWITGRVDDVLNVSGHRMGTAEVESALVAHPLVAEAAVVGYPHDIKGTGIYAYVTLNAGEENSEALETELRQQVRKEIGPIASPDIIHVTPALPKTRSGKIMRRILRKIAENDFGSLGDTSTLADPSLVDSLIEGRRNR from the coding sequence ATGAGCGAAACCATTCCCCCGCCGCCTTCCGCCACCACGGGCGCGCATATGGATGCGGAGGGCTATGCCGCGGCCTACGCCCGCTCGCTCGACGATCCGGACGGTTTCTGGCGCGAGGAGGCCAGGCGACTCGACTGGGTGACGCCGCCGGCCACGATCGCCAACTGGTCGTTCGATCCGGTCGATATCCGCTGGTTCGAGGACGGGGTGCTCAACCTCTGCCACAATTGCGTCGACCGCCACCTGCCCGCACGCGCGGATCAGACCGCAATTCTCTGGGAAGGCGACGAGCCGGGCGTGGTTCGCCGGATCAGCTATGCCGAGCTGCACGTGGCCGTGGTCGCGATGGCGTTGAAGCTCAAGACGCTCGGCGTCGTGAAGGGCGATCGCGTTACGCTCTATCTGCCGATGATTCCCGAAGCAGCCATCGCCATGCTCGCCTGCGCACGGATCGGCGTAGTCCATTCGGTGGTGTTCGGCGGCTTCTCGCCCGAAGCGCTGCACGGGCGGATCGAGGATTGCGGCAGCCGCGTCGTGATCACCGCCGACGGCGGGATGCGCGGCGGGCGGCTGGTGCCCCTCAAAGCCAATGTCGACGCAGCGCTGGAGCGCGGCTGCGGCGTCACCTCGGTCATCGTCGTCCGCCATCTCGGCAACGACGTGCCGATGGCGGAGGGCCGCGATCACTGGGCGGACGAAATGGCGGTCTCCGGCGATTGCCCCTGCGAGCCGATGGGCGCGGAAGACCCGCTGTTCATCCTCTACACCTCGGGATCGACCGGCAAGCCCAAGGGCGTGCTCCACACCACCGGCGGCTATGGCGTCTGGACGGCGAGCACCTTCCACCACGTCTTCGACTATCGCGAGGGCGAGATCTTCTGGTGCACCGCCGATGTCGGCTGGGTCACCGGCCATTCCTATGTCGTCTACGGCCCGCTCGCCAACGGCGCGACCAGCCTGATGTTCGAGGGCGTGCCCAACCATCCGAACGTCGAGCGCTTCTGGGAAATGGTGGAGCGCCACGAGGTCAACATCTTCTACACTGCGCCCACCGCGATCCGCGCGCTGATGCGCGAAGGCGACGATCCGGTGACGAAGCACGACCGCTCCTCGCTCCGCCTGCTGGGATCGGTGGGCGAGCCGATCAATCCGGAAGCCTGGAAATGGTATTGGCGGACGGTGGGCGACGAGCGCTGTGCGGTGATCGACACCTGGTGGCAGACCGAGACCGGCGGGGTGATGATCACCACGCTGCCCGGCGCGCACGGCATGAAGCCCGGCTCCGCGGGCCGCCCCTTCTTCGGGGTCGAGCCGCTACTGGTGGACGGCGACGGCAAGCTGCTGGAGGGTGCGACCTCCGGAAACCTCTGCATCGCGCGGAGCTGGCCGGGGCAGATGCGCACCGTCTACGGCGATCACGAGCGGTTCGTGCAGACCTATTTCTCGACCTACAAGGGCCTCTATTTCACCGGTGACGGCTGTCGCCGCGACGAGGATGATTATTACTGGATCACCGGCCGGGTGGACGACGTGCTCAACGTTTCCGGACATCGCATGGGGACGGCGGAGGTGGAATCGGCGCTCGTTGCGCACCCGCTCGTCGCCGAGGCCGCGGTGGTCGGCTACCCGCACGACATCAAGGGCACCGGCATCTACGCTTATGTAACGCTCAACGCCGGCGAGGAAAACTCGGAGGCGCTGGAGACGGAGCTGCGCCAGCAGGTGCGCAAGGAAATCGGCCCGATCGCGTCGCCCGACATCATCCACGTCACCCCCGCGCTTCCCAAGACGCGATCGGGCAAGATCATGCGCCGCATCCTCCGCAAGATCGCCGAGAATGATTTCGGGTCGCTCGGCGATACTTCCACGCTCGCCGATCCGTCGCTGGTCGACAGCCTGATCGAAGGTCGCCGCAATCGCTAA
- a CDS encoding acyl-CoA dehydrogenase family protein: MLDTARRTAFDAEHGLFRDQVRRFFDKALIPHLDRWEEEGIVDRDLWTQCGETGLLCPTVPEEYGGLGLDFRYNAVIDEELAYAGSTAGITLHSDIVADYIVVYGSEAQKQHWLPRMISGETPTAIAMTEPGAGSDLQGVRTTAIRDGDSYVINGSKTYITNGQHADLVIVVAKTDPSQGAKGTSLILVEADREGFARGRNLDKIGLHSQDTSEMFFNDVRVPADNLLGQEGAGFAYLMNQLPQERLSIACSAQGAAQRAFDEALAFTRDRKAFGKSVLDFQNTRFTLADLATKLQVGWAHLDWAITRHVAGELTATEASAAKLWHTELQGEACDTALQLHGGAGYMNEYLIARLWRDARVTRIFGGTNEIMKEVIGRGL, from the coding sequence ATGCTCGACACCGCCCGCCGCACCGCATTCGACGCGGAGCATGGCCTGTTCCGCGATCAGGTCCGCCGCTTCTTCGACAAGGCGCTGATCCCGCACCTCGACCGCTGGGAGGAAGAAGGCATCGTCGATCGCGACCTCTGGACGCAATGCGGCGAGACGGGACTGCTCTGCCCGACGGTGCCGGAGGAATATGGCGGGCTGGGCCTCGACTTCCGCTATAATGCGGTGATCGACGAGGAGCTGGCCTATGCGGGCTCCACTGCGGGCATCACGCTCCATTCGGACATCGTCGCCGACTATATCGTGGTCTACGGATCGGAGGCGCAGAAGCAGCATTGGCTGCCCCGGATGATCTCGGGCGAAACGCCGACCGCGATCGCGATGACCGAGCCGGGCGCGGGATCGGATCTGCAGGGCGTGCGCACGACCGCGATCCGCGATGGCGATTCCTATGTCATCAACGGGTCGAAAACCTACATCACCAACGGCCAGCATGCCGATCTGGTGATCGTCGTCGCCAAGACCGATCCGAGCCAGGGCGCGAAGGGCACTTCGCTGATCCTGGTCGAGGCGGACCGCGAGGGATTCGCGCGCGGGCGCAACCTCGACAAGATCGGCCTCCATTCGCAGGACACGTCGGAGATGTTCTTCAACGACGTTCGCGTGCCGGCGGACAATCTGCTGGGGCAGGAGGGTGCGGGCTTCGCCTATCTGATGAACCAGCTCCCGCAGGAGCGGCTGTCGATCGCCTGCTCGGCGCAAGGCGCGGCACAGCGCGCGTTCGATGAGGCGCTGGCCTTTACCCGCGATCGCAAGGCGTTCGGCAAGAGCGTGCTCGATTTTCAGAACACCCGCTTCACGCTCGCCGATCTCGCGACGAAGCTGCAGGTCGGCTGGGCGCATCTCGACTGGGCGATCACGCGTCATGTCGCGGGCGAGCTGACCGCCACGGAGGCGAGCGCGGCGAAGCTTTGGCACACCGAATTGCAGGGGGAGGCGTGCGACACCGCGCTCCAGCTCCACGGCGGCGCGGGCTATATGAACGAATATCTGATCGCGCGCCTCTGGCGCGACGCGCGCGTCACCCGCATCTTCGGGGGCACCAACGAGATCATGAAGGAAGTGATCGGCCGCGGGCTTTAG
- a CDS encoding OprO/OprP family phosphate-selective porin yields MTIRPVLLLSASLLAMATPAHAQEAASPEAMRAEIDALKAQLRALEARLDSVAQQQAAAPAPAPTEVAAAAPTPTKAEKATEVTWKGGPELTHPDGWRFKVRGRLQIDAGTVSSPRSFSDTGLGFSNEIRRVRLGAEGDIPGGFGYRVEAEFADNEVEMTDAYLTYGKGPFGVTLGQHNNFQSLDELTSDLFTSFMERAAFTDAFNFERRVGLSAGYRQGAFMANVGVFTDDISALTDDGNNSRSIDARAVWMPKFGDTQLHFGASGHLRDFGDLPGARYRQRPFIHSTDVRFIDTGALGATGEKDYGLELAAVHGPFHFAGETHWLQSELPGAADPTFFGGYAEAGWFITGESRGFKNGAWDRTKPLRSVADGGMGALQVNLRYDYLDLIDAGIVGGKQNGYLASLIWTPIAYMRLGLNYGHLVYDQARALPDGRRDYSVDSFGVRAEIDF; encoded by the coding sequence ATGACGATACGACCCGTTCTCCTGCTCTCCGCATCGCTGCTCGCGATGGCGACTCCCGCCCATGCTCAGGAAGCCGCATCGCCCGAGGCGATGCGCGCCGAGATCGACGCGCTGAAGGCGCAGCTCCGCGCGCTCGAAGCCCGGCTCGACAGCGTCGCCCAGCAGCAGGCCGCGGCGCCAGCACCCGCCCCGACCGAAGTCGCGGCAGCCGCGCCAACGCCCACCAAGGCCGAGAAGGCGACCGAAGTCACCTGGAAGGGTGGGCCTGAGCTCACCCATCCCGATGGTTGGCGGTTCAAGGTGCGTGGCCGGCTGCAGATCGACGCCGGCACGGTCTCCAGCCCGCGCAGCTTCTCGGACACCGGCCTCGGTTTCTCGAACGAGATCCGCCGTGTGCGGCTCGGCGCGGAAGGCGATATCCCGGGCGGCTTCGGCTATCGCGTCGAGGCGGAGTTCGCCGACAATGAAGTCGAGATGACCGACGCGTATCTGACTTACGGCAAGGGCCCGTTTGGCGTCACGCTCGGCCAGCACAACAACTTCCAGTCGCTCGACGAGCTGACCAGCGATCTCTTCACCAGCTTCATGGAGCGCGCCGCCTTCACCGACGCGTTCAATTTCGAGCGCCGCGTCGGCCTCTCGGCGGGCTACCGGCAAGGCGCATTCATGGCCAATGTCGGCGTCTTCACCGACGACATCAGCGCGCTGACCGATGACGGCAACAACAGCCGCAGCATCGACGCGCGCGCCGTCTGGATGCCCAAGTTCGGCGACACCCAGCTCCACTTCGGCGCTTCAGGGCACCTGCGCGATTTCGGCGATCTTCCCGGTGCGCGCTATCGCCAGCGGCCCTTCATCCATTCGACCGACGTCCGCTTCATCGACACCGGCGCGCTCGGCGCCACGGGCGAGAAGGATTATGGGCTCGAGCTCGCCGCGGTCCACGGCCCGTTCCACTTCGCAGGCGAAACGCACTGGCTGCAATCCGAGCTGCCGGGAGCGGCCGATCCCACGTTCTTCGGCGGTTATGCGGAGGCGGGCTGGTTCATCACCGGCGAGAGCCGCGGCTTCAAGAATGGCGCGTGGGACCGGACCAAGCCCCTGCGCAGCGTCGCCGACGGCGGCATGGGCGCGCTGCAGGTGAACCTGCGCTACGACTATCTCGATCTGATCGACGCCGGCATCGTCGGCGGCAAGCAGAACGGCTACCTCGCCTCGCTGATCTGGACGCCGATCGCCTACATGCGGCTTGGCCTCAACTACGGCCATCTCGTCTACGACCAGGCGCGCGCATTGCCCGACGGCCGCCGCGACTATTCGGTCGATTCGTTCGGCGTGCGCGCCGAGATCGATTTCTAA
- a CDS encoding SDR family NAD(P)-dependent oxidoreductase: MKLDSSISAVVTGGASGLGEATARALAAKGVKVALFDRDADKGEKVAAEIGGVFCQVDVTSDESVDAGFEKARAANGQERILVNCAGVANAVKTVGRDKTTGEKRAYPIHQFELAIQINLIGSFRCLSKSALGMVDLDPLDDGEKGLVINTASVAAQDGQIGQAAYAASKAGVLGMALPVARDLMGEGIRVNTILPGVFKTPMVAMMPQNVQDALGAQVPFPKRLGQAEEYARLAVFMAENVYLNAEYVRLDGGIRMAPR; encoded by the coding sequence ATGAAACTCGATTCCAGCATTTCGGCGGTCGTCACCGGCGGCGCCTCCGGCCTCGGCGAAGCGACAGCGCGCGCGCTCGCCGCGAAGGGCGTGAAGGTCGCCCTGTTCGATCGCGACGCCGACAAAGGCGAGAAGGTCGCGGCCGAGATCGGCGGGGTGTTCTGCCAGGTCGATGTGACGTCCGACGAGTCGGTTGATGCGGGGTTCGAGAAGGCGCGCGCAGCCAACGGGCAGGAGCGCATCCTCGTCAATTGCGCGGGCGTCGCCAACGCGGTGAAGACCGTCGGCCGCGACAAGACCACGGGCGAGAAGAGAGCCTATCCGATCCACCAGTTCGAGCTGGCGATCCAGATCAACCTGATCGGATCGTTCCGCTGCCTTTCCAAGTCCGCGCTCGGCATGGTCGATCTCGATCCGCTCGACGATGGCGAGAAGGGCCTCGTCATCAACACCGCCTCGGTCGCCGCGCAGGACGGGCAGATCGGCCAGGCCGCTTATGCCGCCTCCAAGGCGGGTGTGCTCGGCATGGCGCTCCCCGTGGCGCGCGACCTGATGGGCGAGGGCATCCGCGTCAACACGATCCTTCCCGGCGTATTCAAGACGCCGATGGTCGCGATGATGCCGCAGAACGTGCAGGACGCACTGGGCGCGCAGGTGCCGTTCCCCAAGCGGCTCGGCCAGGCGGAGGAATATGCCCGCCTCGCGGTGTTCATGGCGGAGAACGTCTATCTCAACGCCGAATATGTCCGCCTGGACGGCGGCATCCGCATGGCGCCGCGCTGA
- a CDS encoding aromatic amino acid transaminase: MFQTIPDPVPDALHGVMAAFRADPRPHKIDLGVGVYRDDSGASPVMAAVKAAEARLVADQDSKAYQALKGDEAFVAGLGALALGVPLPPRAAAIQGSGGTGCLRLALELAKAANPEVRLHLGLPSWPNHANLAAATGIALVTHRYFDVEAQRIDREAVRAAAEGTRAGDLFLFHGLCHNPTGSDLDDSDRAGLLAILRENGAVPLVDVAYYGLGDGLEADLAFVRTVAAEPRALISVACSKAFGLYRERTGLLIAVAESEAEAARVQGRLETISRTLVSMPPAHGAAVVVDILVDSALRKDWMVELEEMRARIFGLRGELEALSNVAPMLAGISRQRGIFRMLPLSPDQIAALARDHAIHMAPSGRINIAGLKAGDAARLAEALAALSKPGASL; this comes from the coding sequence ATGTTCCAGACCATCCCCGATCCCGTTCCCGACGCGCTCCACGGCGTGATGGCGGCGTTCCGCGCCGACCCGCGCCCGCACAAGATCGACCTCGGCGTCGGCGTCTACCGCGACGACAGCGGCGCCTCGCCGGTGATGGCGGCGGTGAAGGCGGCGGAGGCGCGGCTGGTCGCGGATCAGGACAGCAAGGCCTATCAGGCGCTGAAAGGCGACGAGGCGTTCGTCGCCGGGTTGGGCGCGCTGGCGCTCGGCGTGCCGCTGCCGCCGCGCGCCGCGGCGATCCAGGGCTCCGGCGGCACCGGCTGCCTGCGGCTCGCGCTGGAGCTTGCCAAAGCGGCGAATCCGGAGGTCCGGCTGCATCTCGGCCTGCCGAGCTGGCCCAATCACGCCAATCTAGCCGCCGCGACTGGGATCGCGCTGGTCACGCACCGCTATTTCGACGTCGAGGCGCAGCGCATCGACCGCGAAGCGGTGCGCGCCGCCGCCGAGGGGACACGCGCCGGCGACCTGTTCCTGTTCCACGGCCTCTGCCACAACCCGACCGGGTCCGATCTCGACGACAGCGACCGTGCCGGCCTGCTCGCGATCTTGCGCGAGAATGGCGCGGTGCCGCTGGTCGATGTCGCTTATTACGGGCTGGGAGACGGACTGGAGGCCGATCTCGCCTTCGTCCGCACCGTCGCCGCCGAGCCGCGTGCGCTGATCTCCGTCGCCTGCTCTAAGGCGTTCGGCCTCTATCGCGAGCGCACCGGCCTGCTGATCGCTGTGGCGGAGAGCGAAGCGGAGGCGGCGCGGGTGCAGGGGCGGCTGGAGACGATCAGCCGCACGCTCGTCTCGATGCCGCCCGCGCATGGCGCCGCGGTGGTCGTGGACATCCTCGTCGATTCCGCTCTCCGCAAAGACTGGATGGTAGAGCTGGAAGAAATGCGCGCGCGGATCTTCGGGCTGCGTGGCGAGCTGGAAGCGCTCAGCAACGTCGCGCCGATGCTTGCCGGCATATCGCGCCAGCGCGGCATTTTCCGGATGTTGCCGCTCTCGCCTGATCAGATCGCGGCGCTGGCACGCGATCATGCCATCCACATGGCGCCGTCAGGCCGGATCAACATCGCGGGATTGAAGGCCGGCGACGCTGCGCGGCTGGCGGAGGCGCTCGCGGCCTTGTCGAAACCGGGCGCTTCGCTCTAG
- a CDS encoding glucokinase gives MANGEQIVVGDIGGTHARFALATLKPGARPGIGPMKRYRTREYPGLGAAWDRFARECGAELPKSASLAVAAPIEGDVLRFMNSDWRIDRRTVADELGLDRLVLLNDFGAVAHAVSVMTAEELQPIVGDGALPDEGVVSILGPGTGLGVSILSRKGGTVRVIETEAAHIGFAPLNTEEEDLADYIAARYSRASLERVVSGPGLVDIYNFLGGAGEWDANNAGDLWTIALDRSDPTAARALEILVRCFGSAAGDISLAHGAMGVVVTGGLANRMPDRLRGPAFEARFTAKGRYRERMQRVPVKLATYAEPGLLGAAVAFEREERH, from the coding sequence ATCGCTAATGGCGAACAGATCGTCGTCGGCGACATCGGCGGGACGCACGCGCGCTTCGCCCTGGCGACGCTGAAGCCCGGCGCGCGGCCCGGGATCGGGCCGATGAAGCGCTATCGCACGCGCGAATATCCGGGGCTCGGCGCTGCGTGGGATCGGTTCGCGCGCGAGTGCGGCGCGGAGCTTCCAAAAAGCGCGTCGCTCGCCGTCGCCGCGCCGATCGAGGGCGACGTGCTGCGCTTCATGAACAGCGATTGGCGGATAGACCGCCGGACGGTCGCGGACGAACTCGGCCTAGACCGCCTCGTCCTGCTCAACGATTTCGGCGCGGTCGCCCATGCGGTGTCGGTGATGACGGCGGAGGAACTGCAACCGATCGTCGGCGACGGCGCGCTGCCCGATGAGGGAGTCGTTAGTATTCTCGGCCCCGGCACCGGGCTCGGCGTCTCGATCCTGTCGCGGAAGGGCGGCACGGTCCGGGTGATCGAGACCGAAGCGGCGCATATCGGCTTCGCGCCGCTCAATACCGAGGAAGAGGATCTCGCCGACTATATCGCCGCCCGCTACAGCCGCGCCTCGCTGGAGCGCGTCGTCTCCGGCCCCGGCCTGGTCGACATCTACAATTTCCTCGGCGGCGCCGGCGAGTGGGACGCCAACAATGCCGGCGATCTCTGGACGATCGCGCTCGACCGCAGCGACCCGACCGCGGCGCGGGCACTGGAGATATTGGTGCGCTGCTTCGGATCGGCGGCCGGCGACATCAGCCTCGCGCACGGCGCGATGGGCGTCGTCGTCACCGGCGGCCTCGCCAACCGGATGCCCGACCGGCTGCGCGGCCCCGCCTTCGAGGCGCGCTTCACCGCCAAGGGCCGCTATCGCGAGCGGATGCAGCGCGTGCCGGTCAAGCTCGCCACCTATGCCGAGCCGGGGTTGCTAGGGGCTGCCGTCGCCTTCGAGCGGGAGGAGCGGCACTAA
- a CDS encoding DUF6356 family protein, translating into MSGNPFTSHPHDVGESYGQHCTHAGRVGFQLIGAGIACVIHAVLPFVFVNTASDLIRKLNRGIEKRVDAPNWERHPII; encoded by the coding sequence ATGAGCGGAAATCCCTTTACCAGCCATCCGCACGACGTGGGCGAGAGCTATGGCCAGCACTGTACGCACGCCGGACGCGTCGGCTTCCAGTTGATCGGCGCGGGCATCGCCTGCGTGATCCACGCGGTGCTGCCGTTCGTGTTCGTCAACACCGCCAGCGATCTGATCCGCAAGCTCAACCGCGGGATCGAGAAGCGCGTCGATGCGCCCAATTGGGAACGCCATCCGATCATCTGA
- a CDS encoding CaiB/BaiF CoA transferase family protein — MKPLAGIRIVEFAGLAPAPFAAMMLSDHGAHVVRIERAGWNPPIPPEKDILRRGRAEILSLDLKQPDAVATVRELVREADGLIEGFRPGVMERLGLGPDVLQVDNPRLVYGRMTGWGQTGPLADTVGHDINYIALAGNLHGYGRADGPPTPPANAVGDFGGGGMMLAFGMLAGILSARATGKGSVVDCAMVDGAALLSAQTWSLLAAGMWRDARGANLLDGGAACYDSYECADGQWIAIGAIEPHFFAALSDRLALKSAQFDPALRDELTVLFRTRPRDAWLALLDGADACAAPVLSMADAPRHPHNAARGTFITADGIDQPAPAPRFSFPED; from the coding sequence GTGAAGCCGCTCGCTGGCATCCGCATCGTTGAGTTCGCCGGGCTCGCGCCTGCGCCTTTCGCCGCGATGATGCTGTCGGACCACGGCGCGCACGTCGTCCGAATCGAGCGCGCCGGCTGGAACCCGCCGATCCCGCCGGAGAAGGACATCTTGCGCCGCGGCCGCGCGGAAATCCTCAGCCTCGATTTGAAGCAGCCCGACGCGGTCGCGACGGTGCGGGAGTTGGTGCGCGAAGCGGACGGGCTGATCGAGGGGTTCCGGCCGGGGGTGATGGAGCGGCTCGGGCTCGGCCCCGATGTGCTGCAGGTGGACAATCCGCGCCTCGTCTACGGGCGGATGACCGGTTGGGGGCAGACTGGGCCGCTCGCAGATACCGTCGGCCACGACATCAACTACATCGCGCTGGCGGGCAATCTGCACGGCTACGGCCGCGCCGACGGGCCGCCGACACCACCCGCAAACGCCGTCGGCGATTTCGGCGGCGGGGGGATGATGCTCGCGTTCGGGATGCTCGCCGGCATCCTCTCGGCGCGGGCAACCGGCAAGGGATCTGTGGTCGATTGCGCGATGGTCGACGGCGCGGCGCTGCTGTCGGCGCAGACCTGGTCGCTGCTCGCCGCCGGCATGTGGCGCGACGCCCGCGGTGCCAACCTGCTCGACGGCGGCGCGGCCTGCTACGACAGCTACGAATGCGCCGATGGCCAGTGGATCGCGATCGGCGCGATCGAGCCGCATTTCTTTGCCGCGCTGTCGGACAGGCTGGCGTTGAAATCCGCGCAATTCGATCCCGCGCTGCGTGACGAGTTGACTGTGCTGTTCCGCACCCGCCCGCGCGATGCGTGGCTGGCGCTGCTCGACGGCGCCGATGCCTGCGCCGCGCCGGTGCTGTCGATGGCCGATGCACCGCGCCATCCGCACAATGCGGCGCGCGGCACCTTCATCACGGCGGACGGCATTGACCAGCCCGCGCCGGCACCCCGTTTCTCATTTCCGGAGGATTGA
- a CDS encoding substrate-binding domain-containing protein: protein MRILLGLGAAAVLLAGCGDGAGGGQQSAVRPIRAVGSSTVYPFTTAVAEQFARANPQFGAPTVESTGTGGGMKLFCAGVGINQPDVVNASRRMKRSEYADCANNGVDQVIELQIGIDGIAFVESNNGPRFKLTPAQVYQALAKTPYGKPQTAVNWSDVDPALPKIKIQVYGPPPTSGTRDALAELILEKGCDANAEMKALKEKDSDQHKTVCTTIREDGVYVEAGENDNLLIQKVEANPTAIGVLGYSFLERNSDKVHGVPLNDVTPTYETISTFAYPGARPLYVYVKGQHLDAIPGLREFVAEYAKSWNPDGLLVKRGLIASPDAQRTAATDVAAKFTALDPNQLK, encoded by the coding sequence ATGCGCATATTGTTGGGGCTTGGCGCGGCGGCGGTGCTGCTCGCGGGGTGCGGCGACGGCGCCGGCGGGGGGCAGCAGAGCGCGGTCCGTCCGATCCGCGCGGTGGGATCCTCCACCGTCTATCCGTTCACCACCGCGGTCGCCGAGCAGTTCGCACGTGCCAACCCTCAGTTCGGCGCGCCGACAGTGGAATCGACCGGCACCGGCGGCGGCATGAAGCTGTTCTGCGCGGGTGTCGGCATCAACCAGCCCGACGTGGTCAACGCGTCGCGCCGGATGAAGCGCTCCGAATATGCCGATTGCGCCAACAACGGCGTCGATCAGGTGATCGAGCTGCAGATCGGCATCGATGGCATCGCCTTCGTCGAATCGAACAATGGCCCGCGTTTCAAGCTGACCCCGGCGCAGGTCTATCAGGCGCTCGCCAAGACGCCCTACGGCAAGCCGCAGACCGCGGTGAACTGGTCCGACGTCGATCCCGCGCTGCCCAAGATCAAGATCCAGGTCTACGGCCCGCCGCCTACCAGCGGCACCCGCGACGCGCTCGCCGAGCTGATCCTCGAAAAGGGCTGCGACGCCAATGCCGAGATGAAGGCGCTGAAGGAGAAGGACAGCGATCAGCACAAGACCGTCTGCACGACGATCCGCGAGGACGGCGTCTATGTCGAGGCGGGGGAGAACGACAATCTGCTGATCCAGAAGGTGGAGGCCAACCCGACCGCGATCGGCGTCCTCGGCTACAGTTTCCTCGAGCGCAATTCCGACAAGGTGCACGGTGTGCCCTTGAACGACGTGACGCCGACCTACGAGACGATCTCGACCTTCGCCTATCCCGGCGCGCGTCCGCTCTACGTCTATGTGAAGGGCCAGCATCTCGACGCGATCCCGGGCCTGCGCGAATTCGTCGCCGAATATGCCAAGTCGTGGAACCCCGACGGCTTGCTGGTGAAGCGCGGCCTCATCGCCTCGCCCGACGCGCAGCGCACCGCGGCGACCGACGTCGCGGCGAAGTTCACCGCGCTGGACCCGAACCAGCTCAAATAA